The following proteins are encoded in a genomic region of Sorangiineae bacterium MSr12523:
- a CDS encoding condensin subunit MukF produces the protein MNPNRVLASLAQRGPSLDLSTLDLCFLAALHLRAESAAMTSFSEEQLADVFEQVESVLAAAAEPGQPAKQRRSTHAIRRLREQRMIARVDGAGIVRAGEYALTRLANGIIEFFLEDDTLTRDSLTVLTRSLLVGLGEILTAAKAAHTEEEWRMGVISPLRVTMGDLANGIERRQCGFDLQQEEFQREIAGLLHADWFGAVARCQELLESTSGTLNELNQILLRDTHQLQSLLQDIQEHAAEAGVADAEGAARTVVDQVDRIAAWGSARQRAWSEYYQYVHRYLRDVVRLDPARTLTHRLREHLAGTAGKQFALTLASAPPIRLLREVEIPPEEKPPVRRPRKEREQGLADAPAENPQAILEARVRGALAEGARALGVVTERVIAEVAEEERFVTTGRVAQAVARLGDPEATAERAWVPMQDGLMIEEWTVRVVAEPESQPEKEAS, from the coding sequence GTGAATCCGAACCGCGTTCTTGCCTCGCTCGCCCAGCGCGGGCCATCGCTCGATCTATCGACGCTGGACCTGTGCTTTCTCGCGGCGCTTCATCTGCGGGCGGAAAGCGCGGCGATGACGTCTTTTTCGGAGGAGCAGCTCGCGGACGTGTTCGAGCAGGTGGAGTCCGTGCTGGCGGCCGCCGCCGAACCGGGGCAGCCCGCGAAACAGCGGCGCTCCACGCATGCCATCCGCCGGCTTCGCGAGCAGCGCATGATTGCGCGGGTCGATGGCGCCGGCATCGTGCGGGCGGGCGAATACGCGCTCACACGGCTGGCCAACGGCATCATCGAATTTTTTCTCGAGGACGACACCCTCACGCGCGACAGCCTGACCGTGCTCACGCGCAGCCTTCTGGTGGGCCTGGGCGAGATCCTCACCGCGGCGAAAGCCGCGCACACCGAGGAAGAGTGGCGCATGGGCGTCATCAGCCCGCTGCGCGTCACCATGGGCGATCTGGCCAACGGCATCGAGCGACGGCAGTGCGGCTTCGACCTGCAGCAGGAGGAGTTCCAGCGCGAAATTGCCGGGCTTCTTCACGCCGATTGGTTCGGCGCCGTGGCACGATGCCAGGAGCTGCTCGAGTCGACGAGCGGCACCTTGAACGAGCTGAATCAGATTCTCTTACGCGACACGCACCAGCTGCAGTCGCTGCTTCAGGACATCCAAGAGCACGCGGCCGAGGCGGGGGTGGCCGATGCCGAAGGTGCGGCGCGCACGGTGGTCGATCAGGTGGACCGCATCGCGGCGTGGGGCTCGGCGCGGCAGCGCGCGTGGTCGGAGTATTACCAGTACGTGCACCGCTACCTGCGCGACGTCGTTCGCCTGGATCCGGCGCGCACCTTGACGCATCGCCTGCGCGAGCATTTGGCTGGCACGGCGGGCAAGCAATTCGCGCTGACCTTGGCCAGCGCACCGCCGATTCGTCTTTTGCGCGAGGTGGAGATCCCGCCGGAGGAGAAGCCGCCCGTGCGCCGTCCGCGCAAGGAGCGTGAGCAAGGTCTGGCCGATGCGCCGGCGGAGAATCCGCAAGCGATCCTCGAGGCGCGTGTCCGCGGTGCGCTTGCCGAGGGGGCGCGTGCGCTGGGTGTGGTGACGGAGCGGGTCATTGCGGAGGTGGCGGAGGAGGAGCGCTTCGTCACCACGGGGCGTGTGGCGCAGGCCGTGGCCCGTCTTGGCGATCCGGAGGCCACGGCGGAACGCGCGTGGGTGCCGATGCAGGATGGCCTGATGATCGAGGAATGGACGGTGCGCGTGGTCGCCGAGCCGGAGTCCCAGCCCGAGAAGGAGGCCTCGTGA
- a CDS encoding LysR family transcriptional regulator, translating to MAPVSIDDLRVVVAVAEHGSFVLAARHTRVPTSTVSRAVARFEDAAGVRLFQRNSRKVSLTAEGAMLLERAAPLLEEMDRLVEGLAGEEASISGRLRVTAPTMSGSRPIAAALMSFAEAHPKVTVELSLTNAVVDLLEEGFDLAFRAGPVHGADLVARRVWSVPYALGASPAFVEKELARRKKLDRAALESLPAIAARPDTVWRFRRDDNGVTTIRPRIRFCVSDLRVGIDAAARGLGIVGAARHELLAAGLVLLEPKADVGRPEARELYAVYPSRRLLPKRVALAIDWVARALRDAER from the coding sequence GTGGCCCCGGTAAGCATCGATGATTTGCGCGTGGTCGTCGCCGTCGCGGAGCACGGGAGCTTCGTTCTGGCGGCGCGCCACACGCGGGTACCGACCAGCACGGTGAGCCGGGCGGTGGCGCGATTCGAGGATGCGGCGGGGGTGCGGCTCTTTCAGCGCAATTCGCGCAAGGTGAGCTTGACAGCCGAGGGCGCGATGCTGCTCGAGCGCGCAGCGCCGCTCCTGGAGGAGATGGACCGCCTCGTCGAGGGCCTCGCAGGCGAGGAAGCGTCCATCTCGGGGAGGCTTCGTGTGACCGCGCCCACGATGAGTGGCTCGCGGCCGATCGCGGCGGCGCTCATGTCCTTCGCCGAGGCGCACCCCAAGGTGACCGTGGAGCTGTCGCTGACCAACGCGGTGGTGGACCTGCTCGAAGAGGGGTTCGATCTCGCCTTCCGCGCCGGCCCCGTGCACGGTGCCGATCTCGTGGCGCGGCGGGTTTGGAGCGTCCCGTACGCGCTGGGCGCTTCGCCGGCGTTCGTGGAGAAAGAGCTCGCGCGCCGCAAAAAGCTCGATCGCGCCGCGCTCGAGTCGCTGCCGGCCATCGCGGCCCGGCCTGATACCGTGTGGCGGTTCCGGCGCGACGACAACGGCGTGACGACGATCCGGCCGCGCATCCGTTTTTGCGTGAGCGATCTGCGCGTGGGGATCGACGCCGCCGCGCGCGGCCTGGGCATCGTGGGCGCTGCACGGCACGAGCTGCTCGCCGCGGGGCTCGTCCTGCTCGAGCCAAAGGCCGACGTCGGGCGGCCCGAGGCGCGTGAGCTCTACGCGGTCTATCCTTCGCGCCGTCTTCTCCCGAAGCGCGTTGCGCTCGCCATCGACTGGGTGGCGCGCGCGCTTCGGGACGCGGAACGTTGA
- a CDS encoding OsmC family protein, which translates to MGQEHTFACKLVWTGAERGPLTDYASYSREYVVEMEGKPPIRGSAAPVYRGDASLHNPEDWLVAALSGCHCLSYLAHCARAGIVVVAYEDAAFGRLALRDGKMRFTEVTLSPKVTILVKAGQVKDGSDEAKAHALHEKAHADCFIANSVNFPVRNEPTILVQG; encoded by the coding sequence ATGGGTCAAGAACACACGTTCGCTTGCAAGCTCGTCTGGACCGGCGCCGAGCGCGGTCCGCTCACCGATTATGCGTCGTACTCGCGTGAGTACGTCGTCGAAATGGAGGGCAAGCCACCGATCCGCGGCTCGGCGGCGCCCGTGTATCGCGGCGATGCTTCGCTGCACAATCCCGAGGATTGGCTCGTCGCCGCGCTGTCGGGCTGCCATTGCCTCTCGTACCTCGCACACTGCGCTCGGGCAGGGATCGTGGTCGTTGCCTACGAAGATGCGGCGTTCGGTCGGTTGGCACTGCGTGATGGGAAAATGCGCTTCACGGAGGTCACGCTCTCGCCGAAGGTCACCATCCTGGTTAAGGCGGGGCAGGTTAAGGATGGCTCGGACGAAGCCAAAGCGCATGCGCTGCACGAGAAGGCGCACGCGGACTGCTTCATTGCCAACTCGGTGAATTTTCCCGTCCGGAACGAACCGACGATCCTCGTTCAAGGCTGA
- a CDS encoding chromosome partition protein MukE, translated as MSSDGSPRFARLEDVILDEAYPEVDLALRRGRHIDRDDVAWYTFLVDAEDHLEPLYRRFGCELIHRSDGYFYLLPTGDALGKRHLSSGEMLVGQALTLLYLEPSTLEQGGTVTREQVLGHLAGVVGADALVRVMNPKRRKYDERVAQETVRNKVAEALRRLATLGFVEIVEEDRIRLRSALMRFAEPVRGTKAPEAALARLVAEGELVLAEDDSASDSESESESESESESESESESESESESESESESESESESESESEPESVSDPEGGAPS; from the coding sequence GTGAGCTCGGACGGCAGCCCGCGTTTCGCGCGGCTCGAGGATGTCATCCTCGACGAGGCATACCCCGAGGTGGATCTCGCGTTGCGCCGAGGGCGGCACATCGATCGAGACGATGTGGCCTGGTACACGTTTCTCGTCGACGCCGAGGATCATTTGGAGCCGCTGTACCGCCGCTTCGGGTGCGAGCTCATTCACCGAAGCGACGGCTATTTCTACTTGCTCCCCACGGGAGACGCGCTCGGCAAGCGCCATCTTTCGTCCGGGGAAATGCTGGTGGGCCAGGCATTGACCCTTCTCTATCTGGAGCCATCGACCCTCGAGCAGGGCGGCACGGTGACCCGCGAGCAGGTGCTCGGGCACTTGGCCGGGGTGGTGGGGGCCGATGCGCTGGTGCGGGTGATGAACCCGAAGCGACGCAAATACGACGAGCGCGTCGCACAGGAGACCGTGCGAAACAAGGTCGCCGAGGCCCTCCGCCGCTTGGCCACCTTGGGCTTCGTCGAAATCGTCGAAGAGGACCGCATTCGCCTGCGCTCCGCGCTCATGCGCTTCGCCGAACCGGTTCGAGGAACGAAGGCCCCCGAAGCCGCCCTCGCGCGCCTCGTCGCCGAGGGCGAACTCGTCCTCGCCGAAGACGATTCGGCATCGGATTCCGAGTCAGAGTCAGAGTCCGAATCTGAATCTGAATCTGAGTCAGAGTCAGAATCTGAATCTGAATCTGAATCGGAATCGGAGTCGGAGTCGGAGTCGGAGTCGGAGTCGGAGTCGGAGTCGGAACCCGAATCGGTATCCGATCCCGAAGGGGGAGCCCCCTCATGA
- a CDS encoding response regulator produces the protein MNKWRPRILAVDDDPTQLELLARGLALEGFDVATREGPIGLTSLVRSFNPDIALVDIHIPTMRGDRIIELIRSVASPDTKYFVISSSSEAELRLCALETNAHGWISKGSGMSQIALRLKSALAHRRIRRGESANG, from the coding sequence ATGAACAAATGGCGTCCACGTATCCTCGCAGTCGATGACGATCCAACGCAGTTGGAGCTGCTGGCGCGCGGACTCGCCCTCGAAGGATTCGACGTCGCCACGAGGGAAGGGCCTATTGGCCTGACCAGTTTGGTGCGCTCCTTCAACCCGGACATTGCCCTGGTCGATATACATATTCCCACCATGCGCGGTGACCGCATCATCGAGTTGATTCGCAGCGTGGCCAGTCCCGATACGAAATATTTCGTCATCTCGTCGTCGAGCGAGGCCGAGCTGCGATTGTGTGCATTGGAAACCAATGCGCATGGTTGGATATCCAAGGGGAGCGGCATGAGCCAAATCGCACTTCGCCTGAAGAGCGCCCTCGCCCATCGTCGAATCCGCCGCG
- a CDS encoding cation-translocating P-type ATPase — protein sequence MSGDATLLGAASLPDLLRRITVKAFVPGRIRFHLDFKGDAFLRDAMRRELQRIHSVRLASYSSRTRTALVFYDPDQVKPVDVAEAICRGVKEFARVHGECDLRDHRHEIAGIHRDANGEHSHHDHGGHGHGHDHHDDHGHDHQHLGSDEAVRKETLRLGAVGAVLAWLVSRRLRGVPVLGSGGPLTDLAMLLTVVSGYPIFKSGAKSAAKGKPTDDTLIAIAVMATLLLRESLTGLSVVWLIQLGRLLEEITLRRSRLAIADFMDLAPPEAWKLSPAHVPGGKPGLRQTPVEHLEKNDVVRIFHFEKVPLDGKVVAGVALVQESFLTGEALPKEKRAGDTVYAGSIVESGEIDVEVTSLVHETLIARMVAAVQDLQERRAPIEAIGNRFASRFVPISLGLAGITLLVTRNWTKAITMLVIACPCAAGLATPTAVFASIGGAAKRGILIKGGVHLEGAAHVDAVVLDKTGTLTVGAPKLVALRLTDAGRARGENECVRFATAVERHATHPLAAAIVREARDRGLEPAHVVDYLPHPGFGVEGLVDGVRVQIGSRVFLERAGIAVDGSDAEPLPEVRAAQSLVHLALDGAHAATFAVADAVRPEARAALAQVEKLGVKRILLATGDRAAPAHFVAEQLGIREVHAEMLPQDKFDLIDKLRAEGHRVAMVGDGINDAQALAHADVSIAMGEGRCDLAIETADVTLARNDLFLVPEALGIAKHALRTIHENFAASIGVNLVGLGFGALGRLSPFSAAIVHNLSTIAVVLNSFALQKKTARATRTNLVALGKLGER from the coding sequence ATGTCGGGCGACGCCACACTGCTCGGTGCGGCATCCCTTCCCGATCTGCTTCGGCGGATCACGGTGAAGGCCTTCGTACCGGGACGCATTCGCTTTCATCTCGACTTCAAAGGGGACGCTTTTCTTCGCGACGCCATGCGACGCGAGCTCCAGCGTATCCACTCCGTGCGCCTGGCGAGCTACAGCTCGCGCACACGGACCGCGCTCGTCTTCTACGATCCCGACCAGGTGAAGCCCGTCGACGTGGCGGAGGCCATCTGCCGCGGCGTGAAGGAGTTCGCCCGGGTGCACGGCGAGTGCGATCTGCGCGACCACCGGCATGAAATCGCGGGCATTCACCGCGATGCCAACGGCGAGCACAGCCATCATGATCACGGCGGCCATGGGCACGGTCACGATCACCACGACGACCACGGCCACGATCATCAGCATTTGGGCAGCGACGAAGCCGTCCGCAAAGAGACGTTGCGGCTCGGGGCGGTGGGGGCGGTGCTCGCGTGGCTGGTGTCGCGGCGCCTTCGCGGTGTGCCGGTCCTTGGCAGCGGGGGCCCGCTCACCGATCTGGCGATGCTGCTCACCGTGGTGAGCGGCTACCCCATCTTCAAGAGTGGGGCGAAATCCGCGGCGAAGGGCAAGCCCACCGACGACACGTTGATTGCCATCGCGGTGATGGCCACGCTCCTGTTACGCGAAAGCCTCACGGGCCTCAGCGTGGTGTGGCTCATCCAGCTCGGCCGGCTTCTCGAGGAGATCACCCTGCGCCGTTCGCGCTTGGCGATTGCCGATTTCATGGATCTGGCCCCGCCCGAGGCGTGGAAGCTGTCGCCGGCGCACGTGCCGGGCGGCAAGCCGGGGCTGCGTCAGACGCCCGTGGAGCACCTGGAGAAGAACGACGTGGTGCGCATCTTCCACTTCGAGAAGGTGCCCCTCGACGGCAAGGTGGTGGCCGGCGTTGCCCTCGTGCAGGAAAGCTTTCTCACCGGCGAAGCGCTCCCCAAGGAAAAGCGCGCCGGCGACACGGTGTACGCCGGATCCATCGTGGAATCGGGCGAGATTGACGTGGAGGTCACCAGCCTCGTGCACGAGACGCTCATCGCGCGCATGGTCGCCGCGGTGCAGGATCTGCAAGAGCGCCGCGCGCCCATCGAGGCCATTGGAAACCGCTTTGCGTCGCGGTTCGTGCCCATTTCGCTGGGATTGGCCGGGATCACGTTGCTGGTCACGCGCAATTGGACCAAGGCCATCACGATGCTCGTCATTGCCTGCCCGTGTGCGGCGGGGCTGGCCACGCCGACGGCGGTGTTTGCGAGCATCGGCGGCGCGGCCAAGCGGGGCATCCTCATCAAGGGCGGCGTGCACCTGGAAGGCGCGGCGCACGTGGATGCCGTGGTTCTCGACAAAACGGGCACGCTCACCGTGGGCGCGCCAAAGTTGGTGGCCCTTCGCCTCACCGACGCGGGCAGGGCACGCGGCGAGAACGAGTGCGTGCGCTTTGCTACGGCGGTCGAACGGCATGCGACCCATCCCCTGGCGGCGGCCATCGTGCGGGAAGCACGCGATCGCGGCCTCGAGCCGGCGCACGTGGTCGACTACCTGCCGCATCCGGGCTTCGGTGTCGAAGGCCTGGTCGATGGGGTGCGCGTCCAGATTGGAAGCCGCGTCTTTCTCGAGCGTGCGGGCATCGCGGTGGATGGCTCGGATGCAGAGCCTTTGCCGGAGGTGCGCGCGGCGCAATCGCTGGTTCATCTGGCGCTGGACGGCGCGCACGCGGCCACGTTCGCCGTGGCCGACGCGGTTCGACCCGAGGCGCGCGCGGCGCTGGCGCAGGTGGAAAAGCTGGGCGTCAAGCGGATCCTCCTCGCGACGGGCGATCGGGCGGCGCCTGCGCACTTCGTGGCCGAGCAACTGGGCATCCGCGAGGTGCACGCGGAGATGCTCCCGCAGGACAAGTTCGACCTGATCGACAAGCTTCGCGCCGAAGGACACCGCGTCGCCATGGTGGGAGACGGCATCAACGATGCGCAGGCGCTGGCGCACGCCGACGTGAGCATCGCCATGGGCGAGGGGCGCTGCGATCTCGCCATCGAGACGGCGGACGTGACCCTGGCGCGAAATGACCTTTTCCTGGTGCCCGAGGCTCTGGGCATCGCGAAGCATGCGCTGCGGACCATCCACGAGAACTTCGCCGCATCGATTGGCGTGAACCTGGTGGGGCTCGGGTTTGGCGCGCTGGGGCGGCTATCGCCGTTTTCGGCGGCCATCGTGCACAACTTGAGCACCATCGCCGTCGTGTTGAATTCGTTCGCCCTGCAGAAGAAAACGGCGCGCGCGACCCGTACCAACCTCGTTGCACTCGGAAAACTGGGAGAGCGGTGA
- a CDS encoding nuclear transport factor 2 family protein gives MRTSSSRASRCIVLTLVAGIAGAVGFGGTTEAATSDADALQLIALDKAMQKSVVDRDAKAFANFLTDDYTLVSGSGRIYDKAAVVAEMSSPDVRYDVNESSDWRVRVTDNTALVIAILHSKGVDHGKPFDQRIRFTDTWIRRNEKSPWRNIAGHASKLGEGVK, from the coding sequence ATGCGCACTTCTTCATCTCGTGCATCTCGATGCATCGTTCTTACGTTGGTCGCGGGCATCGCCGGCGCAGTCGGCTTTGGAGGCACCACCGAGGCTGCCACCAGCGACGCCGACGCCCTCCAATTGATCGCGCTCGACAAGGCCATGCAGAAGTCGGTCGTGGACCGCGACGCCAAGGCCTTCGCCAATTTTCTCACCGACGACTACACGCTGGTGAGCGGTTCCGGACGCATTTACGACAAGGCCGCAGTCGTGGCCGAGATGTCCTCGCCCGACGTTCGCTACGACGTCAACGAATCAAGCGATTGGCGTGTACGGGTAACCGACAATACCGCACTCGTAATTGCCATTTTGCATTCCAAAGGTGTCGATCACGGAAAACCGTTCGATCAGCGAATTCGATTTACCGATACGTGGATTCGCCGCAACGAAAAGAGCCCTTGGCGCAACATCGCCGGGCACGCGAGCAAGCTCGGAGAGGGCGTCAAGTAG
- a CDS encoding class I SAM-dependent methyltransferase, which produces MALERYLEIAERTGGPILELHAAPGWAAIPLARAGYRVVGVDMSGGPLHDFQEELDREDRDVGHRIHVFQDIATLKLADPDFPLAIAAYDDGPSRSEALGQVAAAAARHLAPGGVLALDVPDVANLLRFELEPVLKSAGLELTSMGGGSLVTATKR; this is translated from the coding sequence ATGGCCCTCGAACGGTACTTGGAAATTGCTGAAAGGACGGGAGGGCCCATCCTCGAGCTGCATGCGGCGCCGGGATGGGCGGCCATTCCGCTGGCCCGGGCGGGGTATCGCGTGGTGGGGGTGGACATGTCCGGCGGTCCGCTCCACGACTTCCAGGAAGAGCTCGATCGAGAGGACCGCGACGTGGGGCATCGGATCCACGTCTTTCAAGACATCGCAACCTTGAAACTGGCCGATCCCGATTTTCCGCTGGCCATCGCCGCCTACGACGACGGCCCCTCGCGCTCCGAGGCGCTCGGGCAGGTGGCCGCGGCGGCCGCGCGGCACCTCGCGCCGGGCGGGGTGCTGGCGCTGGACGTGCCCGACGTGGCCAATCTGCTGCGATTCGAGCTGGAACCCGTGTTGAAAAGCGCCGGGCTCGAGCTCACGTCGATGGGCGGCGGGTCCTTGGTGACGGCGACCAAGAGGTAA